The nucleotide sequence GTCATGAATCATCTGGTTAATGCTATTGAAGATCAACTTTCCTTAATCTCTTACATTAGGCATTAACTCAGCTAAGACAAACAGGCAAATGTTGGAATTGTTCCAGCAGATGGGGTAGTTTATAAATGCACCGAGCATTTGCTTGCCAATATCACCTGAACCTTTACACCGATGAATCTTTCTACTCTGCATCAGGGGTTTCGTTCACAGTTCACAGCAGGTGAGTAGCACCCTGTTTGTTAGAGCTGAGTAATGCATCTCCTCTCCCCACTGTCAGCAATTAGCAGAACTGACTCGTGCCTTTACAGCAATCAGTGACATCACGGATAGGGCCTGATTGACAAATTAAGCCTCTATGGAAAAGATTATCTATCTGTGGCTAACTAAGGAAGTTTAGGATGGTATCATATGGAAAGCCAAGGCATATaatgttgcaaaaattagtggtagGCCTGAAGATTGGGAAAACATTTTGATACCAGCAATGAATGACAGGAAGGGtattagagcaggagaaaatggatTATAAGTGAAAGCTGGCAAGAAATACGaaaaacagacagtaagagcTTCTACAAATACAGACAAAGGGAAAGGTTGGCACAGACGGATGTTAGTTCTTTAGAAGATGAGATTATGGAATTGATCATtgtaaataaggaaatggcagaggttttaaacaaatgttttgtatCGGGTTTCATGGTGGAGATTCTAAAAGCCAACCAACAATGGTAGAAAAGGGAGGAACGTAAAGCAATCACTCTCATTAGAGACAGGGTACTAGGCAAACTAATGGCACTAAGTACTGACACATCACCTGGGCCTGAAGGCTTGCGAGCTGGAGTGTCAAGAGGAGTAGCTGTGGAGGTAGTAGATGAATTgactttgatcttccaaaattcccccAGATTGTTAAAGGTTTCCAGCggtttggaaaactgcaaatgtaatggTCCTATTTGGGAAAGGaaggaaacagaaagcagaagagtgtcagggagtcatagagagatgcagcatagaaacagacccttcagcccatcaagcccccATTCTCACATTAACCTTAAACTAACCCATTTTaacctcacattcccattaattccaccCCAAATTCTATCAATCatccacacattaggggcaatttatcatggccagttaatctatcaacccacaaatttttgggatgcgggaggaaactagagcacccagaggaaagccaagctgtcacagggagaatgtgcaaactccactcacacAGCACTGGAAGTCGGGATTGCATCCAGGATACTGGATGCCAGATGCAATCCAAAGTCTCATCATTTGCAGGGTCTCACCATATGCATTCCCTGCAATTCACTTGCACACACACTCTGCTGGCGCTGAGGAAGAATGGAGTGCTTCCTCAGAGGGATTGTTTCCTCCAGGGTCTGTGCTTCTGCACTGGCTGCTGGTTGCTGAGATGTCTCTGGGGAGGGTGACAAAGAGGCAAAGCATGCAGACAGGTCAGGGGCAGGAGAATCCAAGTGAAGTTGCTGCAGTTGCCACTTCCACGTTGAGGTGAATGAATGAAGAGACGAAGTTAAATATGGACCAAACTTCTAAATCAACCTCTCCTGGCCTAGGGTTCAGAGTTTAATTAATGCCACCTTATCTCCAGTGTTTGCTACTCTGCTTTGGTCAGGTAGCTGAAGCTTGGAATTTCGTCGTCCTCTCTTTTCCATACACTGGCATTGTTTCCTGCCTTGTCTTTCCCAATAAGTCAGCAACAAGTAAAGTGTGTAGATAGTTCAATGGAGATATGTGGGGCATGTACGTATTTTACATAGCTGTACAAAATATATCGCCCAGAATTGGTCATTCAACCTCCaccaaatggagggatatgggcattgtgtgggcagaagggattagtttagttaggtgtttaattactagtctaattagttcggcacaacattgtgggccaaggggcctgttcctgtgctgcgctgttctatattctatgttctaacctgacTGGCCCTGCTGAGTGGTATGGACAACAATCTTTTGACctcacatttaagagaagttaCACCCTTGTTGCAAGCAGGGTTATTACACCTCAGTGAGGTCTGAGGGTTGAAATGCACTGTGTTTCATGCCAACAGTATCATAAGGTTTTGCCATGGATCAGTATAATCATTCCCTATATCATTGTTATACACACACCCATGATACTCAACCCCTTTACCAACACACCTACGCCTGCACACACACATGTCCACACTTCTCCTAACACTTTCACTTTACTGCAGTCTCACTTTTGACTCCAACTGGAAAAGAAGGAATTCCAAATGTCAGCTCTGGTGTCCTGGGGTTCTAGTTAGCAGACATTCAGGTGCCAGTTCCCAGATACTAACAGGGATTGTTCAACGTAGCTCTGACATGATCCAAAACTCTCAAATTTTCACCCCGGTAGATGTTTTTTATTGTactaacagaaagaaagagttgaATAATAAAATCAATGCAAGAAAATGAAAGTTCAGTGTTAAGAGTTGAAGGCATTGCTTTGGGATAGAATTCAGTATATCTCAAAGGTCTAAAAGTTTAATTCTAAAGATGTGACCTGGTTGCTTCAAGACATCGTGACTTGGTTAAAGATAATTCAATGAATTATTATTTTGGTCAGTATTGTAGTTAATTTTATGACATTTTAAATAGAATTTCACTGTCATTTAGAAATACATTGAGGAAGAATATCATACTCACGTAGCTATGGTAATTAACAAGAAGTAGGAAGCTTTGAATGCGACATAACCGGCATAACAAACCCAGATATTGTTTGCACGATCCATGGCATATAAAGCACCAGCATCTACCACTGAAAAGATGCCAAGTGCCAGTTCTCCCCAGACTGCCCAATCCAGCTTTATAAAGCCCACAGCAAAGGACATAACAGCACCTGGATTCAAACAGATAGGGAGCTCAGTCTTTTATAGGACAGAAAGCCAGTGATTGAAAATCAAACACACAGTTAAAGTGAACAAAGTTTCACATAATCCACGAGGAACAGCTTAACATAAATAATGTTTATGATGTGTTCATGAAAATTGTTGTCAATATCGAAAAAGAAAATCTGAGAAATCTATATGGATCAGTGGTAAATAACAAGCAGTTACCAAAGTGAGCTATAAAAAACAGGTAACGTTCACAGAGATGGCTACAACTAGCTTCGTGTATCAGTAGTTTAGTGAAGCACTAGAAAATAAGAATAGAGGAAAATTCATATCACTGATTtcattgcttttaattttctaTTACATTGGGTTTAATTATTACCCATAATCTGCTGACTTGCTTGGAATGCTTTAACGATAACTTATTCCCATTCCAGCCATGTACATTGTTAACATACAAGCTGAATTGTACTAACTTCTCAAGAGGGGGTTAACTAGCTGTATACTAAATAGCCTTTATGTGAGAGGgtgggccttgcactcaacatccacaagacagaGGTCCTCAACCAACCTGCCCCTACTGTATAACACTATCCTCTGACAATACATGTTCATGGCAAAATCctagaaaacatggaccacttttcatatctcaggagccacctcttggcAAAGGCCGACACCGATAGCAAAATTCATCATCACCtttagtgcaccagcacagcttttggttGATTGACAAAAAGGtgtctgaagatcaagatctTTGACCTACCCGATACTAAACTCACAGGCTACCAgagagcagtgatccctgccctccagtATGCCTCTGAGATCTGAACTACCTACAGCAGTcacctcaaggcattggaaagatATCATTAGCATGGCCTCTACATTGGTTCATCTAtccaccaaattcactggaaggaccgGAGGACCAAAGTCAGTGCTCTATCCTGGCCAATATCCCCTGTATTGAGGCCCTACTTATACTCAGCCAAGTCCATTGGGTAGGCCAACAACAAATTCCaaaaaacagacactctgtttcTTGATCTTTCATGGGAAGATTGTCAGACAGCCAGAGGAAATAAGTCGAGGATGTGCTCAAATTCTCTTTGTAAAAAATACAACAACCCAACCAcctcctgggaatctctagcccatgaccactcaaaatggagaagtagCATTTGGGCCGGTATCGAGGACCTCAAAATCAGGATAACACAGGAGCCCAGTGTATGTGACAGATGGAGCTCACCACATCACAAACTACACTGTCAGGCGCCTTCTATCCATATGGGggggagtctgcagttcccacatcaaTCACCTAAGAAACAAACCTAAGGAAAAGAATAGTTCAGGGAGCATGAGGAGGAATGGAACAGGGAAATGCATCAACTAATTCAGCACTGGATCACCCATTCAAACGCAGCTGCAGTTCTCCCTGGACAAATGTTCAGCTTTCACTGAAGTATGTAGAACCATGTAGTGTCCAATGATCAATCCTAACTGATTTCCTTAAGTTTTCATCTTACATTTAACACCTTCCTAGAGATTTTGTTGACTTTACTGGATGTCTTTGTGGCTGGGACTTGCCATTTTACCTGCATTCTCCTGCTAACAATGGAAGACTCTCTTGGCCAAAGCCATCAGATTGTCTaacacataaaaagtgctggagaaaccgagtgcagatctgatgaagggtctctgcccaaaatgtcgactgtttatttcactccatagatgctgcctgatctgctgagttcctccagcacttattgtgcattgctccagattacagcatctgcagaatttcttgtgtctccagattgtCTAACACCCTCAGTTTGTCTGGTGTTCTTGTGGTATGTACCAGCACTCTCCAATGATGCCCTTGTCTGGTGTTGCTGCATGACATAACTGGTGACTAACTCATTGTGGAATTTTACAGGAATTTATCTggttctagagaaacaaaggactgcagatgctggaatctagatgaaaaacacgatgatgctggaggaactcagcaggccaggcagcatccgtggagaaaagcagacagtcaatgtttcaggtcaggaccctatcactatctctaaaCTACATCTACTTATCATCGCCTTGTGCCcagcctgcctcccctcttttgtccacctatcactgctctgcttttccctcctatatattgggcttccccttttcttatcttcagtcctgaggaagggtcctgacctgaaacgttgaccacttgcttctctccacggttgctgcctggcctgctgagttcctccagcatcatcatgtttttcatttatcTGATTCTGTTTTCTGTCACTTCCACAACAGACATTCTGCTCTTGCTCTCTTTACTTAACTAGACCAGATGATGTCAAAAGATACTAATTCTTATGATAAAATAGATAAAAATTATAATTCAGCTTACTCATAAAGGTTGAAATTGCTTCcacaccaccattgtaggctgtatttTTTTGGGATGGTTCAACGTGATCCCACAGCAACTGGACATAATTTACAACTTGCAGAAACCCACAAGTGGCCAATGCCCACCAGGCAGACCAGTAGATAATTTTTGGAGAGGAATAGCTTTCCTTGAAATCAAAATACATTTGGAGGAGGTCCTTTAGCACACCCTTGCACTCAGTTGTTTTCGCCAGACTGTGTACATCTTCATGCACATTGGCAGGACCCTGTGAGATGGCCTCTATATCCAGATCACTCTGCGGAGGAATCTTTCCGGAGGCTGGCTTGACACTTTCAGTGTATGGTGTGACCTGAGTGTCTTCAGTTTCTTTCCTGTGGAAGAACATACTTCTCTTGGGCATTGGCAGGAGGATGGAAGTAAGGAAAGCCACTGACACTGAAACCAGTGAAATCACATTCAGAGTGAAGTAAGATACATCCCCAACAGAGACTAAAACTTGTCCCAGAATGGAGCCCAGGGTGTATGCAACCAACGTGACACTCCGGCAGTAACTGGTCACCTTTTGGTAGTGCTCTGAATCAACAATACTGTAAATATAAGAGTAATAAGCTATTTCGGTGGCAGACACAGTGCCAAAGATGACTTCTAAGAATTGCATAGCCAGGACTCCTTGCACAAATAGCAGCATCAGCCAGGTAGTAATGAAGCTCATTCCTTGTAAGATTATGATAGGTTTATATCTGAGATAATCTGTGACCAAGAAGACAGGGATCAACATTACCAAGTAAGAGTAGGTCCATACAGGAAGTATTTCATTAGTAACCTGGAAgtgaatgagaaaacaaatttaatgttGCAATAAGACAAGACAAGGCTGCATGAAAATTCTTAGACTTGGTTTAGAATCAGAAAATGTATAAAATACATAACAGTCAGCATTTGGAATCCACAACTTAAGGAACAGAAGGAAGGAACTGGAACATTCATGGGTCAAGTAAAATATTCTTCTGAATTTTTTCTggtttacttaaaaaa is from Pristis pectinata isolate sPriPec2 chromosome 6, sPriPec2.1.pri, whole genome shotgun sequence and encodes:
- the LOC127571890 gene encoding thiamine transporter 2-like, which translates into the protein MSTCCKSMHCCKPVKSNGWLYPTLLLCAYGFFSMMRPSEPFLTPYLVGPDKNLTIEQVTNEILPVWTYSYLVMLIPVFLVTDYLRYKPIIILQGMSFITTWLMLLFVQGVLAMQFLEVIFGTVSATEIAYYSYIYSIVDSEHYQKVTSYCRSVTLVAYTLGSILGQVLVSVGDVSYFTLNVISLVSVSVAFLTSILLPMPKRSMFFHRKETEDTQVTPYTESVKPASGKIPPQSDLDIEAISQGPANVHEDVHSLAKTTECKGVLKDLLQMYFDFKESYSSPKIIYWSAWWALATCGFLQVVNYVQLLWDHVEPSQKNTAYNGGVEAISTFMSAVMSFAVGFIKLDWAVWGELALGIFSVVDAGALYAMDRANNIWVCYAGYVAFKASYFLLITIATFQIAANLSMERYALLFGINTFTALLLQTILTIIVVDSRGLGLDITTQFLVYGTYFAAIAGLFLIRGIYTLNQSRRKRNRQDGSEVINENIQPPGNEIYLTERF